From Salvelinus fontinalis isolate EN_2023a chromosome 37, ASM2944872v1, whole genome shotgun sequence, the proteins below share one genomic window:
- the LOC129836121 gene encoding eukaryotic translation initiation factor 3 subunit A-like isoform X3: MPAYFQRPENALKRANEFLEVGKKQPALDVLYDVIKSKKHRTWQKIHEPIMVKYLELCVDLRKSHLAKEGLYQYKNICQQVNIKSLEDVVRAYLKLAEEKTETAKGESQQMVLDIEDLDNIQTPESVLLSAVSGEDTQDRTDRLLLTPWVKFLWESYRQCLDLLRNNSKVERLYHDIAQQAFKFCLQYTRKAEFRKLCDNLRMHLGQIQRHHNQSTAINLNNPESQSMHLETRLVQLDSAIAMELWQEAFKAVEDIHGLFALSKKPPKPQLMANYYNKVSTVFWKSGNALFHACTLHRLYHLSREMRKNLTQEEMQRMSTRVLLATLSIPITPERTDIARLLDMDGIIVEKHRRLATLLGLQSPPTRQSLINDMVRFNLLQYIVPEVKELYNWLEMDFHPLKLSGRVAKVLNWVRDQSEKEADLQQYVPHLQSNTILRLLQQVAQIYQSIEFSRLASLVPFVDAFQLERSIVDAARHCDLQVRIDHTTRNLSFGSDLNYSTKEDSPVGPFLQNMPSAQIRNQLTAMSSSLAKAIQVIKPASMLQEREEQSHLAITAYLKNGRKEHQRILARRQTIEERKERLENLNIQREKEELEQREAELQKVRKAEEERLRQEAKEREKERIMQEHEQIKKKTVRERLEQIKKTELGAKAFKYFDIENLEDLDPDFIMSKQVEQLEKEKRELQDRLKNQEKKIDYFERAKRLEEIPLIKKAYEEQRVKDMELWELQEEERISNMKVDREKALEHKQRMSRMMQDKENFVGKITDARSFIYEEKVKQFQERLVEERTKRREERKIHRKEDRRNTFYRNKEEEAQRIHEEQLKKEREERERIEQEAREAEEAVYQERLAKLEEQERKQRARQQEIEERERRREEEMRTPARSEEKPRGETKDWGAEKEEGGGGWRRRTEVESERRRPVPDKDWRAEGREDVGEDRDREPPFRRGGDGPRRGGDDDRGPPRRGFGDDDRPLRRGMDEDRPPRRTFGDDDRGPRRGGDEDRGPRRGFDDGPRRGFDDGPRRGMDESRAPRRGADDDTWGPRRGGDDERGGPRDDKPWKPAVRPVALVSTSGGGWREREKAREESWGPPREGGGRKEDEEGEREEREEKQESERFPECRPPRSDTQEEGGGGGGAWRRPGADEAPKKSWRDSVRQEEPAREDRPPIRRERPDHRDDRERPPPSREPEEGGGSWRRAGDDKREERKEERPTPPRPREGEREEDGEKSSWRPEKDKENAGGPKKTTDETDDDGWTTVARR; this comes from the exons ATGCCGGCATATTTCCAACGACCGGAGAATGCTCTCAAACGGGCAAATG AGTTCTTGGAGGTTGGCAAAAAGCAGCCAGCTTTGGATGTCTTGTACGATGTCATCAAGAGCAAAAAGCATCGAACATGGCAGAAGATCCACGAGCCCATCATGGTCAAGTACCTGGAGCTCTGTGTTGACCTGCGCAAGAGCCACCTGGCAAAGGAGGGTCTCTACCAGTACAAGAACATCTGCCAGCAG GTGAACATCAAATCCCTCGAGGATGTGGTTCGAGCTTACCTGAAGTTGGCCGAGGAGAAGACAGAGACCGCCAAGGGGGAGTCGCAGCAGATGGTCCTGGACATTGAGGACCTTGACAACATCCAGACTCCTGAGag TGTACTTCTGAGTGCTGTGAGTGGGGAAGACACCCAGGATCGTACAGACCGTCTGCTGCTCACTCCTTGGGTGAAATTTCTGTGGGAATCCTACCGCCAATGCCTGGACCTGCTGCGTAACAACTCCAAGGTGGAGCGCCTATACCATGACATTGCCCAACAAG CTTTCAAGTTCTGCCTTCAGTATACCCGTAAGGCAGAGTTCCGGAAGCTGTGCGACAATCTACGCATGCATCTGGGTCAGATCCAGCGCCACCACAACCAGAGTACGGCCATCAACCTGAACAACCCTGAGAGCCAGTCTATGCACCTGGAGACACGCCTGGTGCAGCTGGACAGTGCCATCGCCATGGAGCTCTGGCAG GAAGCTTTCAAGGCTGTGGAAGACATCCATGGTCTCTTTGCCCTTTCCAAGAAGCCCCCCAAGCCTCAACTTATGGCCAACTACTACAACAAGGTGTCCACTGTGTTTTGGAAGTCTGGGAACGCCCTGTTCCACGCCTGCACCCTCCACCGCCTTTACCACCTCTCCAGGGAGATGCGCAAGAACCTCACCCAGGAGGAGATGCAGAG GATGTCCACAAGGGTCCTCCTGGCCACCCTGTCCATTCCCATCACCCCGGAGCGCACGGACATCGCCCGCCTGTTGGACATGGATGGCATCATCGTGGAGAAACACCGCAGGCTGGCCACACTACTGGGCCTGCAGTCCCCACCGACCCGCCAGAGCCTCATCAATGACATG GTGAGGTTCAATTTGCTGCAGTACATTGTACCTGAAGTGAAGGAGCTGTACAATTGGCTGGAGATGGACTTCCACCCACTGAAGCTGAGCGGAAGAGTAGCAAAG GTGTTGAACTGGGTGAGAGACCAGTCGGAGAAAGAGGCGGACCTCCAGCAGTATGTTCCCCACCTGCAGAGTAACACCATCCTCAGGCTGCTGCAGCAG GTGGCGCAAATCTATCAGAGCATTGAGTTCAGCCGTCTGGCCTCCCTGGTTCCATTTGTGGATGCCTTCCAGTTGGAGCGCTCCATTGTGGACGCTGCCCGACACTGCGATCTGCAG GTTCGGATTGACCACACCACTCGAAACCTGAGCTTTGGTTCAGACCTGAACTACTCAACCAAAGAGGACTCTCCTGTGGGGCCGTTCCTGCAGAACATGCCCTCTGCGCAGATCAGGAACCAGCTGACAGCCATGTCGTCATCCTTGGCCAAGGCCATCCAGGTCATAAAGCCTGCATCCATGCTG CAAGAGCGTGAGGAGCAAAGCCATCTGGCCATCACTGCCTACCTGAAGAATGGCCGCAAGGAGCACCAGCGCATCCTGGCTCGCCGGCAGACCATCGAGGAGCGCAAGGAGCGCCTAGAGAACCTCAACATCCAGCGGGAGAAGGAGGAGCTCGAACAACGCGAGGCGGAGCTGCAGAAGGTGCGCAAAGCGGAAGAGGAGCGCCTGCGCCAGGAGGCCAAGGAGCGCGAGAAGGAGCGCATCATGCAGGAGCACGAGCAGATCAAGAAGAAGACGGTGCGCGAGCGGCTGGAGCAGATCAAGAAGACAGAGTTGGGAGCCAAGGCGTTCAAATACTTCGATATAGAG AACCTTGAGGACCTGGACCCTGACTTCATCATGTCCAAGCAGGTGGAGCAGCTGGAGAAGGAGAAGCGAGAACTTCAGGACCGCCTGAAGAACCAGGAGAAAAAG ATTGACTACTTTGAGCGTGCCAAACGTCTGGAGGAGATCCCCTTGATCAAGAAGGCCTATGAGGAGCAGCGTGTCAAAGACATGGAGTTATGGGAGCtccaagaggaggagagg atCAGCAACATGAAGGTGGATCGTGAGAAGGCCTTGGAGCACAAACAGAGGATGTCCAGAATGATGCAGGACAAGGAGAACTTTGTGGGCAAAATAACCGACGCTCGCAGCTTCATCTACGAG GAAAAAGTGAAACAGTTCCAGGAGCGCCTGGTGGAGGAGAGGACGAAGCGTCGAGAGGAGAGGAAGATCCACCGCAAGGAGGACCGTCGCAACACCTTCTACCGCAATAAGGAGGAGGAGGCCCAGCGCATCCACGAGGAGCAGCTCAAGAAAG AGCGCGAGGAGCGTGAGCGCATTGAGCAGGAGGCGCGCGAGGCGGAGGAGGCGGTGTACCAGGAGCGCCTTGCCAAACTGGAGGAGCAGGAGAGGAAGCAGCGCGCCCGGCAGCAGGAGATCGAGGAGCGCGAGCGCCGCAGGGAAGAGGAGATGAGGACCCCTGCTAGGTCCGAGGAGAAACCCAGAGGAGAAACCAAG GACTGGGGCGCtgagaaggaggaaggaggaggaggatggaggaggcgTACCGAGGTTGAATCAGAGAGGCGTCGCCCCGTGCCTGATAA GGACTGGAGAGCCGAGGGCCGCGAGGATGTCGGCGAGGACAGAGACCGAGAGCCACCcttcaggagaggaggagacggcCCTCGCCGTGGCGGAGACGATGACCGTGGACCCCCGCGCAGGGGCTTCGGGGACGACGACCGCCCCCTGCGCAGAGGCATGGATGAAGACCGTCCACCAAGGAGAACCTTTGGGGACGATGACCGTGGTCCCAGAAGGGGAGGGGACGAGGACCGCGGTCCCCGCAGAGGCTTCGACGATGGCCCCAGGCGTGGTTTTGATGACGGCCCCCGCAGAGGCATGGACGAGTCCAGGGCCCCCAGACGCGGTGCTGATGATGACACCTGGGGCCccaggagagggggagatgacgaGAGGGGAGGGCCCCGTGACGACAAGCCATGGAAGCCCGCTGTCCGGCCCG TTGCTCTGGTGTCTACTTCAGGTGGTGGCTGGCGTGAGAGGGAAAAGGCCCGCGAGGAGAGCTGGGGTCCACCCCGCGAAGGTGGCGGCCGCAAGGAGGACgaagagggcgagagggaggagagagaggaaaaacagGAGAGCGAACGCTTCCCAGAGTGCCGCCCACCCAGGTCAGACACACA ggaggagggaggtggaggtggtggtgcctGGAGAAGGCCAGGTGCTGATGAGGCTCCCAAGAAAAGCTGGAGAGACTCTGTTCGTCAGGAAGAGCCTGCCCGCGAGGACCGCCCTCCTATCCGTCGAGAAAGACCTGATCACAGGGATGACCGTGAACGCCCCCCACCCAGCAGAGAGCCTGAAGAAG GAGGCGGCTCCTGGCGCCGTGCAGGTGACGACAAGCGTGAGGAGCGTAAAGAGGAACGTCCGACTCCTCCCAGACCCAGAGAGGGCGAGCGTGAAGAGGACGGAGAGAAGAGCTCCTGGCGCCccgagaaagacaaagagaatgCTGGTGGCCCTAAGAAGACCACCGACGAGACCGACGATGACGGCTGGACCACTGTGGCCCGCCGCTGA
- the LOC129836121 gene encoding eukaryotic translation initiation factor 3 subunit A-like isoform X5 has translation MPAYFQRPENALKRANEFLEVGKKQPALDVLYDVIKSKKHRTWQKIHEPIMVKYLELCVDLRKSHLAKEGLYQYKNICQQVNIKSLEDVVRAYLKLAEEKTETAKGESQQMVLDIEDLDNIQTPESVLLSAVSGEDTQDRTDRLLLTPWVKFLWESYRQCLDLLRNNSKVERLYHDIAQQAFKFCLQYTRKAEFRKLCDNLRMHLGQIQRHHNQSTAINLNNPESQSMHLETRLVQLDSAIAMELWQEAFKAVEDIHGLFALSKKPPKPQLMANYYNKVSTVFWKSGNALFHACTLHRLYHLSREMRKNLTQEEMQRMSTRVLLATLSIPITPERTDIARLLDMDGIIVEKHRRLATLLGLQSPPTRQSLINDMVRFNLLQYIVPEVKELYNWLEMDFHPLKLSGRVAKVLNWVRDQSEKEADLQQYVPHLQSNTILRLLQQVAQIYQSIEFSRLASLVPFVDAFQLERSIVDAARHCDLQVRIDHTTRNLSFGSDLNYSTKEDSPVGPFLQNMPSAQIRNQLTAMSSSLAKAIQVIKPASMLQEREEQSHLAITAYLKNGRKEHQRILARRQTIEERKERLENLNIQREKEELEQREAELQKVRKAEEERLRQEAKEREKERIMQEHEQIKKKTVRERLEQIKKTELGAKAFKYFDIENLEDLDPDFIMSKQVEQLEKEKRELQDRLKNQEKKIDYFERAKRLEEIPLIKKAYEEQRVKDMELWELQEEERISNMKVDREKALEHKQRMSRMMQDKENFVGKITDARSFIYEEKVKQFQERLVEERTKRREERKIHRKEDRRNTFYRNKEEEAQRIHEEQLKKEREERERIEQEAREAEEAVYQERLAKLEEQERKQRARQQEIEERERRREEEMRTPARSEEKPRGETKDWGAEKEEGGGGWRRRTEVESERRRPVPDKDWRAEGREDVGEDRDREPPFRRGGDGPRRGGDDDRGPPRRGFGDDDRPLRRGMDEDRPPRRTFGDDDRGPRRGGDEDRGPRRGFDDGPRRGFDDGPRRGMDESRAPRRGADDDTWGPRRGGDDERGGPRDDKPWKPAVRPGGGWREREKAREESWGPPREGGGRKEDEEGEREEREEKQESERFPECRPPRSDTQEEGGGGGGAWRRPGADEAPKKSWRDSVRQEEPAREDRPPIRRERPDHRDDRERPPPSREPEEGGGSWRRAGDDKREERKEERPTPPRPREGEREEDGEKSSWRPEKDKENAGGPKKTTDETDDDGWTTVARR, from the exons ATGCCGGCATATTTCCAACGACCGGAGAATGCTCTCAAACGGGCAAATG AGTTCTTGGAGGTTGGCAAAAAGCAGCCAGCTTTGGATGTCTTGTACGATGTCATCAAGAGCAAAAAGCATCGAACATGGCAGAAGATCCACGAGCCCATCATGGTCAAGTACCTGGAGCTCTGTGTTGACCTGCGCAAGAGCCACCTGGCAAAGGAGGGTCTCTACCAGTACAAGAACATCTGCCAGCAG GTGAACATCAAATCCCTCGAGGATGTGGTTCGAGCTTACCTGAAGTTGGCCGAGGAGAAGACAGAGACCGCCAAGGGGGAGTCGCAGCAGATGGTCCTGGACATTGAGGACCTTGACAACATCCAGACTCCTGAGag TGTACTTCTGAGTGCTGTGAGTGGGGAAGACACCCAGGATCGTACAGACCGTCTGCTGCTCACTCCTTGGGTGAAATTTCTGTGGGAATCCTACCGCCAATGCCTGGACCTGCTGCGTAACAACTCCAAGGTGGAGCGCCTATACCATGACATTGCCCAACAAG CTTTCAAGTTCTGCCTTCAGTATACCCGTAAGGCAGAGTTCCGGAAGCTGTGCGACAATCTACGCATGCATCTGGGTCAGATCCAGCGCCACCACAACCAGAGTACGGCCATCAACCTGAACAACCCTGAGAGCCAGTCTATGCACCTGGAGACACGCCTGGTGCAGCTGGACAGTGCCATCGCCATGGAGCTCTGGCAG GAAGCTTTCAAGGCTGTGGAAGACATCCATGGTCTCTTTGCCCTTTCCAAGAAGCCCCCCAAGCCTCAACTTATGGCCAACTACTACAACAAGGTGTCCACTGTGTTTTGGAAGTCTGGGAACGCCCTGTTCCACGCCTGCACCCTCCACCGCCTTTACCACCTCTCCAGGGAGATGCGCAAGAACCTCACCCAGGAGGAGATGCAGAG GATGTCCACAAGGGTCCTCCTGGCCACCCTGTCCATTCCCATCACCCCGGAGCGCACGGACATCGCCCGCCTGTTGGACATGGATGGCATCATCGTGGAGAAACACCGCAGGCTGGCCACACTACTGGGCCTGCAGTCCCCACCGACCCGCCAGAGCCTCATCAATGACATG GTGAGGTTCAATTTGCTGCAGTACATTGTACCTGAAGTGAAGGAGCTGTACAATTGGCTGGAGATGGACTTCCACCCACTGAAGCTGAGCGGAAGAGTAGCAAAG GTGTTGAACTGGGTGAGAGACCAGTCGGAGAAAGAGGCGGACCTCCAGCAGTATGTTCCCCACCTGCAGAGTAACACCATCCTCAGGCTGCTGCAGCAG GTGGCGCAAATCTATCAGAGCATTGAGTTCAGCCGTCTGGCCTCCCTGGTTCCATTTGTGGATGCCTTCCAGTTGGAGCGCTCCATTGTGGACGCTGCCCGACACTGCGATCTGCAG GTTCGGATTGACCACACCACTCGAAACCTGAGCTTTGGTTCAGACCTGAACTACTCAACCAAAGAGGACTCTCCTGTGGGGCCGTTCCTGCAGAACATGCCCTCTGCGCAGATCAGGAACCAGCTGACAGCCATGTCGTCATCCTTGGCCAAGGCCATCCAGGTCATAAAGCCTGCATCCATGCTG CAAGAGCGTGAGGAGCAAAGCCATCTGGCCATCACTGCCTACCTGAAGAATGGCCGCAAGGAGCACCAGCGCATCCTGGCTCGCCGGCAGACCATCGAGGAGCGCAAGGAGCGCCTAGAGAACCTCAACATCCAGCGGGAGAAGGAGGAGCTCGAACAACGCGAGGCGGAGCTGCAGAAGGTGCGCAAAGCGGAAGAGGAGCGCCTGCGCCAGGAGGCCAAGGAGCGCGAGAAGGAGCGCATCATGCAGGAGCACGAGCAGATCAAGAAGAAGACGGTGCGCGAGCGGCTGGAGCAGATCAAGAAGACAGAGTTGGGAGCCAAGGCGTTCAAATACTTCGATATAGAG AACCTTGAGGACCTGGACCCTGACTTCATCATGTCCAAGCAGGTGGAGCAGCTGGAGAAGGAGAAGCGAGAACTTCAGGACCGCCTGAAGAACCAGGAGAAAAAG ATTGACTACTTTGAGCGTGCCAAACGTCTGGAGGAGATCCCCTTGATCAAGAAGGCCTATGAGGAGCAGCGTGTCAAAGACATGGAGTTATGGGAGCtccaagaggaggagagg atCAGCAACATGAAGGTGGATCGTGAGAAGGCCTTGGAGCACAAACAGAGGATGTCCAGAATGATGCAGGACAAGGAGAACTTTGTGGGCAAAATAACCGACGCTCGCAGCTTCATCTACGAG GAAAAAGTGAAACAGTTCCAGGAGCGCCTGGTGGAGGAGAGGACGAAGCGTCGAGAGGAGAGGAAGATCCACCGCAAGGAGGACCGTCGCAACACCTTCTACCGCAATAAGGAGGAGGAGGCCCAGCGCATCCACGAGGAGCAGCTCAAGAAAG AGCGCGAGGAGCGTGAGCGCATTGAGCAGGAGGCGCGCGAGGCGGAGGAGGCGGTGTACCAGGAGCGCCTTGCCAAACTGGAGGAGCAGGAGAGGAAGCAGCGCGCCCGGCAGCAGGAGATCGAGGAGCGCGAGCGCCGCAGGGAAGAGGAGATGAGGACCCCTGCTAGGTCCGAGGAGAAACCCAGAGGAGAAACCAAG GACTGGGGCGCtgagaaggaggaaggaggaggaggatggaggaggcgTACCGAGGTTGAATCAGAGAGGCGTCGCCCCGTGCCTGATAA GGACTGGAGAGCCGAGGGCCGCGAGGATGTCGGCGAGGACAGAGACCGAGAGCCACCcttcaggagaggaggagacggcCCTCGCCGTGGCGGAGACGATGACCGTGGACCCCCGCGCAGGGGCTTCGGGGACGACGACCGCCCCCTGCGCAGAGGCATGGATGAAGACCGTCCACCAAGGAGAACCTTTGGGGACGATGACCGTGGTCCCAGAAGGGGAGGGGACGAGGACCGCGGTCCCCGCAGAGGCTTCGACGATGGCCCCAGGCGTGGTTTTGATGACGGCCCCCGCAGAGGCATGGACGAGTCCAGGGCCCCCAGACGCGGTGCTGATGATGACACCTGGGGCCccaggagagggggagatgacgaGAGGGGAGGGCCCCGTGACGACAAGCCATGGAAGCCCGCTGTCCGGCCCG GTGGTGGCTGGCGTGAGAGGGAAAAGGCCCGCGAGGAGAGCTGGGGTCCACCCCGCGAAGGTGGCGGCCGCAAGGAGGACgaagagggcgagagggaggagagagaggaaaaacagGAGAGCGAACGCTTCCCAGAGTGCCGCCCACCCAGGTCAGACACACA ggaggagggaggtggaggtggtggtgcctGGAGAAGGCCAGGTGCTGATGAGGCTCCCAAGAAAAGCTGGAGAGACTCTGTTCGTCAGGAAGAGCCTGCCCGCGAGGACCGCCCTCCTATCCGTCGAGAAAGACCTGATCACAGGGATGACCGTGAACGCCCCCCACCCAGCAGAGAGCCTGAAGAAG GAGGCGGCTCCTGGCGCCGTGCAGGTGACGACAAGCGTGAGGAGCGTAAAGAGGAACGTCCGACTCCTCCCAGACCCAGAGAGGGCGAGCGTGAAGAGGACGGAGAGAAGAGCTCCTGGCGCCccgagaaagacaaagagaatgCTGGTGGCCCTAAGAAGACCACCGACGAGACCGACGATGACGGCTGGACCACTGTGGCCCGCCGCTGA